AGAATTTCGCGATGGCGCAGTCCATGCGCTTCATTCTGCGCGAAGAGAGAAACTTCGTCGAAATCGTTGACGGCACCTTCGGCGTGCCGTCGACACTCCCGGCATGCGCATGACGATTGGCGATCTGATTCGAGAATTATCGACACTGCCGACCGAGGAGCAATTTATCGCCGCGCTTCGCGTTCTGAAGATCGCCGACCGCTCGCCAGACTGGTATGACGCCATTGGCGCCTGGCGCGCCTATCACAGGCAACGCCGCTGACGCGCCTTCCGCGCGTCGCACAAGGGCAACGGCGCATTGGCCATCGCCGTCGTTATTCCGCGCGAAGCGCTTCGACAGGATTGACGTTCGCCGCGCGCCGCGAAGGCAAATAGCTGGCGAGCAGCGCAATGGCGATGAGAATAGCCGTCACTCCTGCGTAAGTCACCGGATCCAGCGCGCTCACGCCGAAAAGCAACGACGACATCAGCCGCATAACGCCGAAGCCTGCGGCAAGGCCGCAAGCGACGCCGATGCCGGTGAGCAGCAATCCCTGCCGAACGAACATGCCGACGACACTATTTTGTTGTGCGCCGAGGGCGATACGGATGCCGATTTCGCGCGTCCGCTGCGAAACGGAATATGCGATCACGCCATAGAGTCCCACGGCTCCGAGCAGCAGCGCCATCGCGCCGGCGATTCCCAGCATCACGAGCGTGAAGGAAGTGCGCGCCATCGACTGGTTATAGAAATAATCCAGGGTATGAATGCTGGAGAGCGGCAGACTGCTGTTGATGGACCAGACAGCCTGGCGGACTTCATTTAAGAAAGCCTGCGAGCCGGCGCGTGGCGTGCGGATCGAAAAAACCACTTCGCGGCGCAGATTGATCGGTGAGCTTTCGAACTTGGCGGCGAGTGTCGGCCAATAGGCGATGCTTGGCGCGGGTTTGTCCATGCCGTCGTAATGAACGTCGCCCACCACGCCGATGATTTCGCGCCAATCGTCGATCGTGGAAACGCGTATGCGCTTGCCGATGGCGTTCTGAGGCGTGCGCCAGTAATCGCGCGCGAAATTTTCGGAGACCAGAGCGACAGGAAGCTTGTTGTAGATGTCGCTCCAGGCGAGATTTCTGCCGGCAATAAGCGGAATGTCCAGCGTGTGGAAATATTCTGGCGAAACGAATATGAACCGGCGCAGTGCGGGAAGCTCGCCTTGTGCGTAGGCGCGGTCCTGCGCAAAAACAGCATCATTCCAGGCGTTGCCATCCATAGGAATCGCATTCGAGAATGCCACCGAGGAGACTCCAGGAAGAGCGGCAATTTTGTCGGACATCTCCTGCTGGGCACGAACGACGTTCACGGGATCCGGGACGCTGGTGCTGGGGATGTAAACGCTGAATGTTTGGACCTGTGCGGGGGAAAACCCCGGATTTACGTGCACTAATGCGCGGAACGTGCGAATCATCAGGCCGGAACCGATCAGGAGGACCAAGGCGAGCGCAACCTGCACGGTGACAAGAACGTTGCGCGCGCGATGCCGTTCGCGACTCTGACTCAGAGTGCGTCCCCCTTCGCGCAGACCGGTTCCTACGCGCGCGCCTGCATACTTAAGGATCGGTATCATTCCAAACAGAAGGCTCGTGAACAGGGAGATGCCCAAGGTAAACAAAAGCACAGGAAGATCGATACCGATATCATTCAGGCGGGGTAGGCCAGATGGGGCCAATATGATCAGCAGGCGCAGTGCGGCCCAAGCGACTCCCAGTCCGAGAATGCTGCCCATCAAGCCGATGACGACGCTCTCGAAGAGCAATTCCCCGGCAATGCGTCCACGGCTGGCGCCAAGCGCGGCGCGAATGGCAAGTTCCTGCTGGCGGCCTTCTGTGCGGACAAGAAAGAGATTCGCGACGTTGGCGCAAGCAATCAGCAGAACCATTCCGATGCCGGCCATCAGAACCCACAAGAGGCTCCTGACGTTGCCGACGACGTCCTGCATCAAGGGACTCAAGTCCGGAGTGATGTGCGCCTTCTGGAAAAGCTCGACGCTGAAGCCGGGCGGTGGCGGGAAACTCCGCAGGACGATAGGAAGCATGCGTGCCACGTCAGCGTTGGCTTCCGCAAGAGTGACTCCCGCCCTGAGTCTTGCCAGGCCATCGTAGCTAAACTGCCCAAGAAACGTCTTCGCGCGGTCAAACTGAATCGGAACTATCAAGGCTATGTCCGGCCTATCCAGAAAGCGAAAATCCTGCGGCAATACGCCGATGATTTCCCGTGGCTTTCCGTCAGCAATGATTGTTCGCCCAATGGCGGAAGAGGAGCCGCCATACTTGTGCTGCCAGTAGCCGTACGTCAAAAGGATGGTGGCGGCCGACGATGGCAGAACGTCCTGCGCCGAGAACAGCCGGCCGAGCAGCGGACGAACACCAAGAATGGGCAACACTTCCTTTGTGACATCCAGGGACGGCACTTGCTCAGGTTCACCGACGCCGGTGACACTGACGGAATCATTTTGGTATATACCGACGCTTTGAAATGCACGGCTCTGTTCGCTGTAAATGAAATAATTCGAAGGGGACATATCCAGTTGTGGAATGTTAAGACCCGGCGCCGTATGCCACACGCCGACCAGCCGCCCCGGCTCCGAATAAGGCAAGGGCTTCAGAAGAACTCCTTCAACCACGCTGAAAACGGCAGTATTCGCACCAATCCCGGCCGCGAGCATCAGCAGCGTAATGAATGTGAACATTGGCGCGCGGCCGAGCCGGCGGAAGACTTGCTTCAGTTGTGCGGCGAGAGAATCCATCGGCAGGCCTCCGTGAGGAACCGCCCGCGGCTCTCTGATCGCACGCCTCGGCGCTCAGAATCCGGCCCTCAATCATCAGTACGCCAATGGATTAAGAAATGTTCCGCGAGGCCCGTCGGCCACGTTTGATCTTCGCCATCCTAAAGGGATTGAATCCTTCGCTTCGAATTTCTCGGCGAGCTGGCAATTGGGCGAGTCAAGCTGCGATGGGCATTTTCCGTTTTCGTACTCCTTGCGCTATGCTAGGCTTGGTGGTTCGCTTGGCGGGTAATTTCCCGTCGGGCGACTCGCATAAGAGTTCGGCGGCTTGCGCCGCGCATTTCGTGGCAGCGCTGCGAAGTCTCGCAGAAAGCCATCGAACGGGTGGAAAACAAATGGGATCGGATTTTTGCTGGATGATTGGCGGCCCGCAGGGAAGCGGCCTGAACGTCAGCGCGGAAATTCTTGCCAAAGCGCTCTCCCGCTCGGGCTATTACGTCTTCGGACAGATCGAATATCATTCGAATATCAAAGGCAAGCACAGCGCCTATAAATTGCGCATCTCCGGCGAGCACGTTTCCTCGCACCTCGACGCCGTGCATCTGCTCTCCTCGCTCGACGAGGAAACACTCATCGGCGACCTCTATCATGAATTCCCTGCCCATCGTGGCCACGTCCATGAAATCGCCCCCGGCGGAGCGCTGCTCTACGACGTCGAACAGAAAAAATTCATCGAGTTGATCGGCCGCAAGGATATTTTCCTGTGGGAAATGCCTTACGCGGAATTGCTCGACCGCGCGCTTACCGAGGCAGGCAAACCAGGCCAGGCTCGTGCGTATCGCATCATGACTAACACGCTCGCTCTCGGCGCTTCCGTGGGCGCTCTGGGATTCGATTTCGATCCCGTTGCGGAAGCCATTCGCGACAGCTTCGGCGCCAAGGCAGGGAAAGTCGCGGACTTGAACGTGAATGCCGCGCGCTATGCCTACGATTACGCAAAAGAAAGATTCGCGGGCCAGTTGAAATTCGCTCTGCCCGCTGCGCCTCCGAAGCGCGAACAGATACTGGTCAAAGGCTCGCAGGCCGTGGGCATGGCCAAAATCAAGGCCGGATGCGGCCTCCAGACATATTACCCGATCAGCCCTGCGACGGACGAAAGCGTTTATCTCGAAGGCTATCAGAGCGACCACAATCTCGTCGTGCTGCAGACCGAAGACGAAGTTTCCGCCATCGACGCGGCGGTGATGGGCGCGCACGGCGGCGTTCGCGCTTCCACTTCAACTTCCGGACCGGGATTTGCGCTTATGCCCGAAGGCCTTGGCTTCGCCGCCATCACTGAAGCGCCCGGACCTGTGCTCGTTCTCTATCAGCGCGGCGGTCCTTCCACCGGCTTGCCGACGCGCCAGGAACAGGGCGACTTGCTCTTCGCTCTCAACGCGGGACAGGGCGACATTCCGCGCATCGTCATGGCTTCGGGCGATATCGAAGAATGTTTTTACGACACGTTTGACGCCTTCAACTATGCCGACCGTTATCAGATCCCCGTGATTGTGCTGGTCGACAAACACATGGCGAGCTGCTATCAGACGCTGCCGCCGTTCAAGACTTCGCATTTGAAAGTTGATCGCGGCTTGGTCAAGCCCGCGAACACCAACGGCGACTATCAGCGCTACGCATTCACCAAAGAAGGCGTCAGTCCGCGCTCCGTCCCCGGCCAGACCGGTGGAATTTTCTGGTCCACTTCCGACGAGCACGATCCGCGCGGCCACATCACCGAAGGCATCGGCAATCGCCTCGCGATGATGGAAAAGCGCATGGGCAAGGTGGCGCTCGCGGCGCGCGAAATTCCTGACGGCAAGAAGTACATCTATCTCGGCCCCGCCGCGCCGCAGAAAATTCCCGTGCTGGCGGTCTGCTGGGGTTCGACAAAGGGCGCTGTGCACGACGCGCTCCACCATGCCGATCCGCATCATGCCAAATACGCGATGCTGCACATCCGCCTGATGAGCCCCTTCCCATCCGAAGCCGCGAAAAATATTCTGTCGCGCGCCGAACGCGTCGTTTGCTTCGACGGCAATTATTCCGGCCAGCTTGCGCGTCTCATCCGCACGGAGACCGGCATTTCCGTTCATCACAGCGTGGTGAAATACGACGGCCGTCCGTTCTCTGAAGACGAGATCATGGTCGCGCTCGAGGCGGCAAAGCCCGGCGTGGGTGAACGGCTGGTGATTTCGCAGGGCCGCGTCGTCGAACCCGGCCATGGCAATCTGGAATTCGACCAAATGCTCGAGCTGCGCGAAGCCAATCCGAAGATGCTAGCGCCAATGGTGCCGCTGCCGCCGGGCTATAACCGCTAAATCGAAGAAATCACAGGGTGAGGGATTTTTTATGAGCACAGCGCCAACGGATGTGAAAACAGTTCAGCCGGCGGATTTCAAATCCGACATTCACAACGACTGGTGTCCCGGCTGCGGCGATTTCGGCGTCATTTCCGCCGTTCAGATGGCTCTCGCCAAGCTCCAGGTGCCGCCGCATCGCGTCGCGGTGATCAGTGGAATCGGCTGCGCCGGCAAGTCCGCGCACTACATGAACGCGTATTCGTTTCATACGCTTCATGGCCGCGTGATGCCCTCCGTGACGGCCATGAAGCTCGCGAATCACGATTTGACCGTCATCGGCGTGGGCGGCGACGGCGACGCTTACGGAATCGGCGGCGGCCATTTCGTCGCCGGCGGCAGGCGGAATCTGAATATCACGTATGTCGTGATGAACAACGACGTCTACGCGCTGACGAAAGGCCAGGCCTCTCCTACCATCGCCAAGGGGCAAAAAACAAAATCGATGTCCGAAGCCTCCATCATGGACGCCATCAATCCGATTCTCCTCGCTCTCGCCTGCGGATACACATTCGTCGCGCGTGGCTACGCTCTCGATACGAAATATCTTTCCGAAATTATCGCTCAGGCCATTGAGCATCGCGGCAGCGCGCTCGTCGACGTCCTGCAAACTTGCCCGACGTACAACGATCTGCACACCAAAGGATTTTACGCCGGACAGATCGAGGGCCAGCCGCGCCTCTATCGCCTCGATCAAACCGGCTACGACCCCATCGTCCACAATCCCGATGATCCGGTCGAAATCGCGCAGAAAAAAGCGCAGGCGTTACTGAAATCGCAGGAACCCGGCGGAAGGATTCCGCTTGGCGTTTATTACAAGCTAGACGTTCCCACCTACGAGGATCACCTAAAGGCAAAAATCCCCGGCCTGCAGCAGAAGCCGCTCGCGGAACTGGATCTCTATCACCGCGACATCACGCCAAATCTGCAAGAGCTAATGTAAACGGCCAGTGCCAGCCTTCAGCCTTCGATGAGATTTTCGTAAATTGTTACTGTTTCGCGCGATTCTGGTTGCCCGCGCCGTGAACAGATTTGCATAGCGGGCAATAGGTCGGAGGCTCCGTGTTGTCCACACGGTGATCGACCGGCTTCAGCGTGCGCACGTACGCGAAGATCGATGCAAGATCGTCATCGGTCATTCCACGGAAGTCCTGCCACGGCATGATTGGACTGAGCTTGCGCGCCTTGACGTAACCGGTCCGCATGACCTGCTTGAAGAGAGCTTCATCGTAATAAGGAATCCCCGAGGGGGCCGGCGTTATGTTCGCGCTCGCGACGCGTCCCCACGGACCCTCGAGAATGAAGCCCCCAGCGAACTCCATCCCCGGGAGAGGCATGCCGTGTGCGTCCTGCGGCGTGTGGCAATCCGTGCATGCGGCGATGGCAGCGACAAGATAAGCGCCGCGCGCGACGGGCGTGGAGGCATCCGGAGGAGGGACCGGCGCTGCGAGCGGTTGCGGCACATCGCGGATCAGATACTTCACAGGAAAAATGATTTGCGTCGGCGGCAGCGGATTGTGGACAGGCTTGAGTGAGCGCAGGAAAACGATAACCGAGGCAAGATCTTCGTCCGACATGCTGCGAAAATGCAGATACGGCATGATGGGAAAAAGCGTGCGGCCATCGTGGCCAATGCCTTCGCGGATCGCGCGAGCGAGTTGATCGTCAGACCATGAACCCGCGCCCGTTTCCCGGTCCGGGGTCAGATTCGGCGCGACAACCTTGCCGGGCAAGTTGGCCAAGGGAAAAACTTCGCCTGCTCCTTCCATTCCAGGGGGAATGGGTATATCTGGCGCTGCCCAGTCATGCGGCGAGTGGCACCCCATGCAGTCAGCGACGTTTTCAACAAGGTAGCGCCCGCGCGCAAGGCGTTCCGGCGTGACGGCGAATGACCGATTGGTGAGCGGCCGCGCTCGCGGGCCGATGAACGGACGCCAGCCGATCGTGAACGTGATCGCTATGGCGAGAAGCGCAACCATCGCCATACCGAGTATGCCGAGTATCCTCGCAAGTCTTCTCATAACCGGGCGAAGCTAGGGGAAGAGGCACAAAGATGCAAGGAAATTCTGGGCTGAGCCGGCCTGCAATGCACTCAACTCACAGTTTCAGTTTAGCGAAAGGTTTTTAACGAGGAGCTGAGGCCGCCGGTGCCCCAGCGAGACGGCTGGAAGATGATGCAGGCGCCACCGCGCTGGCCACCGAAGTTCCCACTGGTGGCAGCAGCGCCATTTCTTTGTCGCGCACGGCCACGAATTCCACCATGTCGCGGCGCGCCACGGGCTGCGATGGCGGCAGCGGCAGGCGTTCAAAATTCATAAACTGCCCGTGGCGCTCGATGCGGAAATCGAGATGCGGTCCCGTGGCCAGACCTGTCATGCCAACGCGTCCGATCGTCTGCCCCTGCGTCACGCGCTCACCGGGGTGAACCAGAATGCGCGAGAGGTGCATGTAATAGGTTTCGTAGCCGTTGATGTGCTCGATCTTGACCAGATTTCCGTCGCCGCCTTTGCGCCCCGCAAAAATCACGCGGCCATCACCAATCGACTGTACCGGCGTGCCGGTCGGCGCCGCATAGTCCGTTCCCAGATGCGGGCGATAGACCTTCAAGATTGGATGAAAGCGGCTATAGCTGAAATGCGAAGTGACCACCGCTGCGAATTTCAGCGGCGAATGCAGAAAGGCCTTCTTCAGCGATTTACCGTCCGGCGTGTAGTAGGCAGGCACTCCTGCGGGATCGTGGAACAGCACGGCGCGATACGCGCGCCCATCGTTGACGTATTCCGCCGCCAGAATCTTGCCGTAGCCGATGAACTGATTGTTCTTGAGCCGCTTTTTCTCCACAACCACGCGAAACGTGTCGCCCGGTCGCGGGTCGGTGTAAAAATCCAAATCCCAGCTGAAAATGTCCGCCAGCCGCATCGCCAGTTCGGGCGACTCGCCCGCCTGCGCAACGGCGTCGAAAAGCGAATCGCCGATTTTCCCTTCCACCGACGCAGTCTCCGTCTGAATCGGCTGCGCTTCGACAGTTGCCTCGAATTGCGCGCCGCGCCGCACCACGGTAAGAATGTGGTCGGGATCGATCTGGTAGCACAGCATTAAGAGCTGCCCGAGCGCCGAGCGGCCAAGCATCAATTCATTGCCAGCATGCAGCGTGCGGAAATTAAACACGTGTTGGGCGGAGAGAACCACTTGAACCGTGGTGGCGGGATCGACTCCCATTTGCAAAAGCAAAGCTGCAAAAGGCATTCCGCGCGGTACACGACGAACCGTGAACTCAATCAAATTTTTTCGCGCAAGAATCGCCGCTTCCTGCGCCAGCACAATTTCATGCGCAAGGCGCTGTTGCACGGAATAGCGCGCATAGTAAGACGCCCCAATGACGAGCAGCCCCGTCGCCACAATGACTGACCAGATGACGATTTTCTTCCGCGCCAACGAATTCTCCCAAGCTTCGCGCAGGCAACTGGAATCGCAGGATAGCGCATTCGCTGGTCGCGCCAAAGCGGAAATGCGAAACCTTGCACACGCTTTAGCACTCATTTTTTGTCTGCTGATATTCAGAGTGAATTGCGCGGCGCGCCTGGATTTGTAGTTATAACGGTCAGCGCTCAGGAGTGGCCGTGGCCGTCGCGATCGGTTCGCTCGGCTTATCGGCAAAATACTTGCGCTCATAGAGGTCGTGATAAATCTTGCCCGCAACGTCGGCGGCATGCGGGCCATTGACGATTCGCGCGCGGCCGCGGAGCAAAACCACAAGGACAAGTTTCGGGCTCTCTTCCCCGGCATAAGAAGCGAACCAGCCGAGCCGGCCGCCCATGGTTTCATCGTTGCAAGTTCCCGTCTTGCCCAGCGCCTGCTCGCCCTCCGGGTCGTTGCTTTGTCTCGCAGTTCCGTAAAGAACTGCCGCGAGCATTCCCTGGCGAAGATCGGGAAGAAGCGGAGCAATCTGCAAAGTGCGGCGCACGCGCGGTTGAAAATCCTGCGCATCCGCTTGTGATTGCGGATACTGCAGATAGTACATTGTCCCGCCGTTGGCGATGGTCGAAACGATAGCCGCCAGTTGCAGCGGCGTCATGCGAATTCCTTCACCGAAACTGCACATGCGCGCCACGCCGCCGTAGCGCGGCGGGTTTGCCGGAAGAACGCCGGGCTGCTCATCGGAAATATCGTAGCCGGCCCGCTCGCCGAGGCCGAACAGATGATCGTAATGCCAGACTGTGTCGAAGCCGAGCCGTCGTCCCAGCTCTTCGAAGTATGCGTTGTTCGAATGCGCGAGCGCCTCGGTCAAATCCATGTAGCGCCGGTAGCCGACGCGAATCATCGTGTCCGGATTGATGATTCCTTTCTCGAGCGCGGCTACGGCAATCACCGGCTTCGTCGTCGAGCAAGGCTCGAAGCCCGCGGAATACGCCAGCCTCTGATTGACGATGGAAAGCACCCGGCCATCGGAGGGATCTACCGCAACGACGGATCCATTTTGCTTTCCGAGCGCATCGAGCGCGACTTGGCGCACGATGGGATCGTCGAACTGTGAATCGTCTCCCAACCCCGGATCCTGCACGTATGTCGGAGTTCCGCGATAACGGCGATACCGGCGATGCGTGGCGTTATTTGCTGATTTGGATGCCGTTGCACCGGAACGTGCCGGACCATTTGCCAATGCAAATGGCGCGAGAGAAATGAGTGCGAAAATAGAAAAAATGAGAGCGAGCTTCGCTAGTACGCGGTGCGAATTGGCTGGGAAAATTTTCATAAAATTTAGCCGATATTCGGTTCCTGTCCCCCTGTGGCTTTGCTGCCAGCACATTCTAAGAAAATCGAGGGACTCGCCGCAACTTAAAACAGACTAATCATTGCAGGTGGTAGCGGAAGTCACAATAGTACTTGGATGCGGCGATGGCGATTCAGGTACTCGCTATGGGCAGCACTTTTGGGCCGGTACCTAACCCGGCGAAGACCGAATTGCCGCCGCCGGAAAGCCGCCTGGCAACGGCGCGCGCATTATCGTGCGGCTTTGGCTTTGGCGATGGGTACGGGCTGCGGGCCCGATTTTGCCGCTTCGCCTTTGGCGTTCTCGGCGGACTTCTCCGCATCATGCCCGGGCACGGGCATGCCCAACTGTTTGCGCAGAGCTGCTTCGATTTTGTTGCGAATGTCGGCGTTTTCACGCAAGAAAACACGCGCGTTTTCGCGTCCCTGGCCGAGGCGTTCGCCATTGAACGAAATCCACGTGCCGGATTTTTCGAGGATGTTGCGCGTGACACCCAAATCGAGCAAATCGCCTTCGCGCGAAACGCCTTCGCCGTAAAGAATGTCGAATTCGGCTTCGCGGAAGGGGGCGGCGACTTTGTTTTTCACAACTTTCGCGCGCGTGCGCGAGCCGATGACGCGATCGCCTTCTTTAATCGCCTGAATGCGGCGAATATCGAGGCGAATCGAGGCGTAGAATTTCAGTGCGCGGCCGCCCGTGGTCGTTTCCGGATTGCCGAACATGACGCCGATTTTCTCGCGAATCTGATTGATGAAAATGAGGCAGGTCTTCGACTTCGAAACGATGGCGGTGAGCTTGCGCAGCGCCTGCGACATCAGGCGCGCCTGCAAACCCATTTGCGGCTCGCCCATTTCGCCTTCGAGTTCGGCCTTGGGAACAAGCGCGGCGACGGAGTCCACGACGACAATGTCGACGCCATTCGAGCGAATCAGCGCTTCCGCGATTTCGAGGGCTTGCTCGCCGTTGTCGGGCTGGGAGACGAGAAGGTTATCCACATCAACGCCGAGTTTGCGCGCGTAGGACGGATCGAGGGCGTGTTCCGCGTCGATGAATGCGGCTGTGCCGCCCGTTTTCTGCGCTTCGGCGATGACGTGCAGGGCGAGAGTGGTCTTGCCGCCGGACTCCGGGCCATAAATTTCGATGACGCGCCCGCGCGGCACGCCGCCGACGCCCAAAGCGGCGTCAATGGAAATCGAGCCCGTGGAAATCACGTTCACCGGCACGAGAACGTCTTTGGTCCCAAGGCGCATGATCGAGCCTTTGCCATATTGCTTTTCAATCTGCGCAATCGCCGCGTCCAGCATTTTGACTTTCTCTTCCATTTCCTCACCTCGCGTCATTTTTGCCTGCCTTTGGGATTTCCAGCTGACTGAAAATCCCCAGCCGCCGCTAATTATCGTTGCGGCAGTTTACCAGAGAGTTCCCTATCCGTCTCCGGTTCCGTCCAGAGCCAGAGATTAGCACAAGGCGAACAAAAAGCAAAGATTAATTTGCGCTTCCAAGTCTCCTATTTGCCCCGGCCGGAAGCGGCGCGCTTCGCG
This region of Candidatus Acidiferrales bacterium genomic DNA includes:
- a CDS encoding ABC transporter permease, encoding MDSLAAQLKQVFRRLGRAPMFTFITLLMLAAGIGANTAVFSVVEGVLLKPLPYSEPGRLVGVWHTAPGLNIPQLDMSPSNYFIYSEQSRAFQSVGIYQNDSVSVTGVGEPEQVPSLDVTKEVLPILGVRPLLGRLFSAQDVLPSSAATILLTYGYWQHKYGGSSSAIGRTIIADGKPREIIGVLPQDFRFLDRPDIALIVPIQFDRAKTFLGQFSYDGLARLRAGVTLAEANADVARMLPIVLRSFPPPPGFSVELFQKAHITPDLSPLMQDVVGNVRSLLWVLMAGIGMVLLIACANVANLFLVRTEGRQQELAIRAALGASRGRIAGELLFESVVIGLMGSILGLGVAWAALRLLIILAPSGLPRLNDIGIDLPVLLFTLGISLFTSLLFGMIPILKYAGARVGTGLREGGRTLSQSRERHRARNVLVTVQVALALVLLIGSGLMIRTFRALVHVNPGFSPAQVQTFSVYIPSTSVPDPVNVVRAQQEMSDKIAALPGVSSVAFSNAIPMDGNAWNDAVFAQDRAYAQGELPALRRFIFVSPEYFHTLDIPLIAGRNLAWSDIYNKLPVALVSENFARDYWRTPQNAIGKRIRVSTIDDWREIIGVVGDVHYDGMDKPAPSIAYWPTLAAKFESSPINLRREVVFSIRTPRAGSQAFLNEVRQAVWSINSSLPLSSIHTLDYFYNQSMARTSFTLVMLGIAGAMALLLGAVGLYGVIAYSVSQRTREIGIRIALGAQQNSVVGMFVRQGLLLTGIGVACGLAAGFGVMRLMSSLLFGVSALDPVTYAGVTAILIAIALLASYLPSRRAANVNPVEALRAE
- a CDS encoding 2-oxoacid:acceptor oxidoreductase subunit alpha produces the protein MGSDFCWMIGGPQGSGLNVSAEILAKALSRSGYYVFGQIEYHSNIKGKHSAYKLRISGEHVSSHLDAVHLLSSLDEETLIGDLYHEFPAHRGHVHEIAPGGALLYDVEQKKFIELIGRKDIFLWEMPYAELLDRALTEAGKPGQARAYRIMTNTLALGASVGALGFDFDPVAEAIRDSFGAKAGKVADLNVNAARYAYDYAKERFAGQLKFALPAAPPKREQILVKGSQAVGMAKIKAGCGLQTYYPISPATDESVYLEGYQSDHNLVVLQTEDEVSAIDAAVMGAHGGVRASTSTSGPGFALMPEGLGFAAITEAPGPVLVLYQRGGPSTGLPTRQEQGDLLFALNAGQGDIPRIVMASGDIEECFYDTFDAFNYADRYQIPVIVLVDKHMASCYQTLPPFKTSHLKVDRGLVKPANTNGDYQRYAFTKEGVSPRSVPGQTGGIFWSTSDEHDPRGHITEGIGNRLAMMEKRMGKVALAAREIPDGKKYIYLGPAAPQKIPVLAVCWGSTKGAVHDALHHADPHHAKYAMLHIRLMSPFPSEAAKNILSRAERVVCFDGNYSGQLARLIRTETGISVHHSVVKYDGRPFSEDEIMVALEAAKPGVGERLVISQGRVVEPGHGNLEFDQMLELREANPKMLAPMVPLPPGYNR
- a CDS encoding thiamine pyrophosphate-dependent enzyme, which encodes MSTAPTDVKTVQPADFKSDIHNDWCPGCGDFGVISAVQMALAKLQVPPHRVAVISGIGCAGKSAHYMNAYSFHTLHGRVMPSVTAMKLANHDLTVIGVGGDGDAYGIGGGHFVAGGRRNLNITYVVMNNDVYALTKGQASPTIAKGQKTKSMSEASIMDAINPILLALACGYTFVARGYALDTKYLSEIIAQAIEHRGSALVDVLQTCPTYNDLHTKGFYAGQIEGQPRLYRLDQTGYDPIVHNPDDPVEIAQKKAQALLKSQEPGGRIPLGVYYKLDVPTYEDHLKAKIPGLQQKPLAELDLYHRDITPNLQELM
- a CDS encoding c-type cytochrome — its product is MAMVALLAIAITFTIGWRPFIGPRARPLTNRSFAVTPERLARGRYLVENVADCMGCHSPHDWAAPDIPIPPGMEGAGEVFPLANLPGKVVAPNLTPDRETGAGSWSDDQLARAIREGIGHDGRTLFPIMPYLHFRSMSDEDLASVIVFLRSLKPVHNPLPPTQIIFPVKYLIRDVPQPLAAPVPPPDASTPVARGAYLVAAIAACTDCHTPQDAHGMPLPGMEFAGGFILEGPWGRVASANITPAPSGIPYYDEALFKQVMRTGYVKARKLSPIMPWQDFRGMTDDDLASIFAYVRTLKPVDHRVDNTEPPTYCPLCKSVHGAGNQNRAKQ
- a CDS encoding peptidoglycan DD-metalloendopeptidase family protein, giving the protein MARKKIVIWSVIVATGLLVIGASYYARYSVQQRLAHEIVLAQEAAILARKNLIEFTVRRVPRGMPFAALLLQMGVDPATTVQVVLSAQHVFNFRTLHAGNELMLGRSALGQLLMLCYQIDPDHILTVVRRGAQFEATVEAQPIQTETASVEGKIGDSLFDAVAQAGESPELAMRLADIFSWDLDFYTDPRPGDTFRVVVEKKRLKNNQFIGYGKILAAEYVNDGRAYRAVLFHDPAGVPAYYTPDGKSLKKAFLHSPLKFAAVVTSHFSYSRFHPILKVYRPHLGTDYAAPTGTPVQSIGDGRVIFAGRKGGDGNLVKIEHINGYETYYMHLSRILVHPGERVTQGQTIGRVGMTGLATGPHLDFRIERHGQFMNFERLPLPPSQPVARRDMVEFVAVRDKEMALLPPVGTSVASAVAPASSSSRLAGAPAASAPR
- a CDS encoding penicillin-binding transpeptidase domain-containing protein translates to MKIFPANSHRVLAKLALIFSIFALISLAPFALANGPARSGATASKSANNATHRRYRRYRGTPTYVQDPGLGDDSQFDDPIVRQVALDALGKQNGSVVAVDPSDGRVLSIVNQRLAYSAGFEPCSTTKPVIAVAALEKGIINPDTMIRVGYRRYMDLTEALAHSNNAYFEELGRRLGFDTVWHYDHLFGLGERAGYDISDEQPGVLPANPPRYGGVARMCSFGEGIRMTPLQLAAIVSTIANGGTMYYLQYPQSQADAQDFQPRVRRTLQIAPLLPDLRQGMLAAVLYGTARQSNDPEGEQALGKTGTCNDETMGGRLGWFASYAGEESPKLVLVVLLRGRARIVNGPHAADVAGKIYHDLYERKYFADKPSEPIATATATPER
- the recA gene encoding recombinase RecA, with product MTRGEEMEEKVKMLDAAIAQIEKQYGKGSIMRLGTKDVLVPVNVISTGSISIDAALGVGGVPRGRVIEIYGPESGGKTTLALHVIAEAQKTGGTAAFIDAEHALDPSYARKLGVDVDNLLVSQPDNGEQALEIAEALIRSNGVDIVVVDSVAALVPKAELEGEMGEPQMGLQARLMSQALRKLTAIVSKSKTCLIFINQIREKIGVMFGNPETTTGGRALKFYASIRLDIRRIQAIKEGDRVIGSRTRAKVVKNKVAAPFREAEFDILYGEGVSREGDLLDLGVTRNILEKSGTWISFNGERLGQGRENARVFLRENADIRNKIEAALRKQLGMPVPGHDAEKSAENAKGEAAKSGPQPVPIAKAKAAR